TTAGTTTTTCTCAACATTCTAATTGCAGATTGTTCATGGGTTTTATCGTTGACGAATATTCTCACGATTTCTCCTTCACAAATTCGTTTAACAATTTCGCCATAAACCCAAAGTATCGGTGTAAATTTCCCAGGCCAATCGTTTTTATTGTGAGGGCAGCCGATGTATGTGGCTTCGTGCTTTTCCCATTCGGCTGGGAGAAGTGGATTCTTTAATTCGATTTCTATTTTCATTTGAGAGATATTATTGTTTATTCAATATCTTTATGGCACAGAGATTCTCTCCATTTGAGAGGTCTCATTGTTAGTTCAATATTCTTGTATCACAGAGTCACTCAGAGAAGACACAAAGTTACACAGAGGTTATAAGATAAATCGTTTAATTCCATCCTTCAATATTCTTACATTAAAGTTAAGTAATAGACCTAATTTTTTATTTGCGAATCTCAAATAAGTTAAAACCTGAGCTTGATGAATAGGAGAGATTGCATCAACGGATTTAATCTCAATTACAATTTCATTTTCAACTAAAATATCTAACCTATATCCGCATTCTAATTTTATTTCTTTGTAAATAATTGGAACCGCTTTTTGTCTTTCAAATTTCAAACCCTCTTGATGAAGCTCAAAGCATAAGCATTCTTCATATGCCGATTCTAATAATCCAGGGCCTAAATGTTTATGCACTTCAATTGCACATCCAATAATTTTTTGTGTTAATATATTTTGGTTATTCATAAATTTCTCTGTGTCTCTCCGTGACTACTCTGTGCGTCTCTGTGAAATTGTTCTCAATTAATCAATAAATCTTTTTGTTATGTCACAATAAGCATCGACTCTTCTATCACGCAAAAAGGGCCAGTGCTGCCGGACAGATTCAACATAACTCAAGTTTATTTCTGCGTAAACTATTTCCTCCTTATCACTTGAAGCCTGGGCAACGATCTCACCCTGCGGATCGCATATAAAAGATGAACCCCAAAATTCAATTCCATTACTTTCTTTATCGAGTTTCTCATGTCCCAATCGATTTGCTGCAGCGACATAAATTCCATTTGCCACTGCATGACCGCGTTGAACGGTTATCCACGATTCTTTTTGCTTCGCTCCGTATTTATCTTTTTCAGAAGGATGCCAACCGATTGCTGTCGGATAGAAAAGAATTTCCGCACCCTGAAGTGCAGTCAGTCTCGCCGCTTCGGGATACCATTGATCCCAACAGATGAGAGTTCCAATATTTCCGAACTTTGTGTTGAAAGACTTGAACCCCAAATCTCCCGGAGTGAAATAAAATTTCTCGTAATACGCTGGGTCATCGGGAATGTGCATTTTGCGGTAAGTTCCGGCGACTTTGCCATTCGTGTCAATCACAGCAAGACTATTGTGATAAATACCGGAGGCTCGTTTCTCAAAGATCGGAACGATTGTTACAACTTTATACTTCTTTGAAATCTTTTGGAAAGTTTGCACGGATTCACCGAGCATTGGTTCGGCAAGCTTGAAATAATCGTGTTCTTCTTTTTGGCAGAAATATAAAGACTTATACATCTCGGGCAGACAAATTACCATTGCTCCATT
The Ignavibacteria bacterium genome window above contains:
- a CDS encoding GxxExxY protein, whose translation is MNNQNILTQKIIGCAIEVHKHLGPGLLESAYEECLCFELHQEGLKFERQKAVPIIYKEIKLECGYRLDILVENEIVIEIKSVDAISPIHQAQVLTYLRFANKKLGLLLNFNVRILKDGIKRFIL
- a CDS encoding carbon-nitrogen hydrolase, giving the protein MIKSVLKKQNLSNKKFTIGLIQMSMESNPKDNLKKAKSFVEKAAKNGAMVICLPEMYKSLYFCQKEEHDYFKLAEPMLGESVQTFQKISKKYKVVTIVPIFEKRASGIYHNSLAVIDTNGKVAGTYRKMHIPDDPAYYEKFYFTPGDLGFKSFNTKFGNIGTLICWDQWYPEAARLTALQGAEILFYPTAIGWHPSEKDKYGAKQKESWITVQRGHAVANGIYVAAANRLGHEKLDKESNGIEFWGSSFICDPQGEIVAQASSDKEEIVYAEINLSYVESVRQHWPFLRDRRVDAYCDITKRFID